A genome region from Streptomyces sp. NBC_01296 includes the following:
- a CDS encoding NADH-quinone oxidoreductase subunit B, protein MDVTPAATPAEPQLLPEPRRLGVLSRLAPEPMKVVLNWGRRYSLWVFNFGLACCAIEFIAASMARHDFIRLGVIPFAPGPRQADLMIVSGTVTDKMAPAVKRLYEQMPEPKYVISFGACSNCGGPYWDSYSVTKGVDQIIPVDVYVPGCPPRPEALLQGILKLQEKIARESLADRYAAGPSVGQLTSGLITPPPAPGADA, encoded by the coding sequence ATGGACGTGACACCGGCCGCGACGCCGGCCGAGCCCCAGCTGCTCCCGGAGCCCAGGAGACTGGGAGTCCTCTCCCGCCTCGCCCCGGAACCCATGAAGGTGGTCCTGAACTGGGGCCGCCGCTACAGCCTGTGGGTCTTCAACTTCGGCCTCGCCTGCTGCGCGATCGAGTTCATCGCCGCGTCGATGGCCCGGCACGACTTCATCCGGCTCGGCGTGATCCCCTTCGCCCCCGGCCCGCGCCAGGCGGACCTGATGATCGTCTCGGGCACGGTGACGGACAAGATGGCCCCGGCCGTGAAGCGGCTCTACGAGCAGATGCCGGAGCCGAAGTACGTCATCTCCTTCGGCGCCTGCTCCAACTGCGGCGGGCCGTACTGGGACTCGTACTCGGTGACGAAGGGTGTCGACCAGATCATCCCCGTCGACGTCTACGTCCCCGGCTGCCCGCCGCGCCCGGAGGCGCTGCTGCAGGGCATCCTCAAGCTCCAGGAGAAGATCGCTCGGGAATCGCTGGCGGACCGCTACGCGGCGGGGCCGTCGGTCGGGCAGCTCACCAGCGGCCTGATCACGCCGCCGCCCGCACCGGGGGCCGACGCATGA
- a CDS encoding NADH-quinone oxidoreductase subunit A yields MPDPTVSTVTVLAADYFRSYSVVGLLAVLGVLFVAVAFGAGRLLRPVVPTPEKLLTYECGVDPVGEGWAHTQVRYYVYAFLYVIFAVDSIFLFPWATVFAAAGYGATTLVEMFIFLGFLAVGLLYAYKKGVLEWT; encoded by the coding sequence GTGCCCGACCCAACGGTATCGACCGTAACCGTGCTCGCAGCGGACTATTTCCGGAGTTATTCGGTCGTCGGCCTGCTGGCCGTCCTCGGTGTGCTCTTCGTGGCCGTCGCGTTCGGCGCGGGCCGCCTGCTGAGACCGGTCGTCCCGACCCCTGAGAAGCTGCTGACGTACGAGTGCGGTGTCGACCCCGTCGGCGAGGGCTGGGCGCACACCCAGGTCCGCTACTACGTGTACGCGTTCCTCTACGTCATCTTCGCCGTCGACTCGATCTTCCTCTTCCCGTGGGCGACGGTGTTCGCCGCCGCCGGTTACGGCGCCACGACGCTCGTGGAGATGTTCATCTTCCTGGGCTTCCTGGCCGTCGGCCTGCTCTACGCGTACAAGAAGGGCGTCCTCGAATGGACGTGA
- a CDS encoding sensor histidine kinase, with amino-acid sequence MTARIQVSHQDPDNDRPPPVRPALGSVAWKETVHLLSNLPLALVGFVYTVTMVATAGGLSVTAIGLPLLAGGLLASRQLGRLERTRARALLGVRVEEPTPLPGPRRAGGFFPWLWAGVKDPVAWRTVLYELVRLPWGVLTFAVALVGLLVLWPVLPYVVRWLSNVDRLMVRGLLSPSDELERRIAELESDRGVVVDTAAADLRRIERDLHDGAQARLVALAMGLGLAKEKLLEDPEGAAAMVDEAHGEVKLALQELRDLARGIHPAVLTDRGLDAALSSVASRCVVPVKVAVDLPERPAAAIEGIAYFTVSELLQNVSKHAGARIASVEVWRTAAAGGGRAGGEPGAGARLLIRVSDDGRGGADAVGGSGLAGLAERLRAVDGVFVVDSPEGEGTVVTAELPWRGRG; translated from the coding sequence ATGACCGCGCGCATTCAAGTCTCCCACCAGGATCCCGACAACGACCGGCCTCCCCCCGTACGCCCGGCCCTGGGGTCCGTGGCGTGGAAAGAGACCGTCCATCTGTTGAGCAATCTTCCGCTCGCACTCGTCGGGTTCGTCTACACCGTGACCATGGTGGCGACCGCGGGCGGCCTGTCCGTGACCGCGATCGGTCTTCCGCTGCTCGCAGGCGGCCTGCTCGCGTCCCGCCAGCTGGGACGGCTGGAGCGGACGAGGGCGCGCGCACTGCTCGGCGTACGGGTGGAGGAGCCGACCCCGCTGCCGGGGCCGCGGCGGGCCGGCGGGTTCTTCCCCTGGCTGTGGGCGGGCGTGAAGGACCCGGTGGCCTGGCGGACCGTGCTGTACGAGCTGGTGCGGCTGCCGTGGGGGGTGCTGACCTTCGCGGTGGCGCTGGTCGGGCTGCTGGTGCTGTGGCCGGTGCTGCCGTACGTGGTGCGCTGGCTGTCGAACGTGGACCGGCTGATGGTACGGGGGCTGCTGTCGCCCTCGGACGAGCTGGAGCGGCGGATCGCGGAGCTGGAGTCCGACCGGGGGGTGGTCGTCGACACGGCGGCGGCCGACCTGCGGCGCATCGAGCGGGACCTGCACGACGGCGCGCAGGCGCGGCTGGTGGCGCTGGCGATGGGGCTGGGCCTGGCCAAGGAGAAGCTGCTGGAGGATCCCGAGGGGGCGGCGGCGATGGTGGACGAGGCGCACGGGGAAGTGAAGCTGGCGCTGCAGGAGCTGCGGGACCTGGCGCGGGGGATCCACCCGGCGGTGCTGACGGACCGGGGGCTGGATGCGGCGCTGTCGTCGGTGGCGTCGCGGTGCGTGGTGCCGGTGAAGGTGGCGGTGGATCTGCCGGAGCGGCCTGCGGCCGCGATCGAGGGGATCGCGTACTTCACGGTGTCGGAGCTGCTGCAGAACGTGAGCAAGCATGCGGGGGCGCGCATCGCGAGCGTGGAGGTGTGGCGGACTGCGGCCGCGGGCGGCGGCCGGGCCGGGGGCGAACCCGGGGCCGGGGCGCGGCTTTTGATACGGGTGTCGGATGACGGGCGGGGCGGGGCCGATGCGGTGGGCGGGTCGGGTCTGGCGGGGCTGGCGGAGCGGCTGCGGGCCGTGGACGGGGTGTTCGTCGTCGACTCCCCCGAGGGGGAGGGGACGGTGGTGACGGCGGAGTTGCCGTGGCGCGGGCGCGGCTGA
- a CDS encoding sensor histidine kinase, whose protein sequence is MRIGGVLRAPVERRTWREFGYLMLGLPLSVLYFSLAITGVSLGAGLLVTFLGIPVLAGVLAMCRGFGRLERARVRGLLGVEIAEPAPVRAGKRGPLAAMGAMLKSGSAWRHALYSVIHLPWAIFAFTVALVFWAYGWAFLLYPAWFWVFPAYTDMPGLQLFQNGDYTLYLDTPLDIALACLAGLGLTLATPWVVRALTTVDRVLVGGLLGPSRLDHRVTELESDRGVVVDTAAADLRRIERDLHDGAQARLVALAMDLGLAKEKLAEDPRAAARMVDEAHGEVKIALQELRDLARGIHPAVLTDRGLDAALSSVASRCAVPVRVSVDLPDRPASAVEGIAYFTVSELLQNVSKHSGARTAGVDVWKSGDRLLIQVADDGRGGAATDGTGTGLAGLAERLGAVDGVLVVDSPAGSGTTVTAELPWRTR, encoded by the coding sequence ATGCGGATCGGTGGGGTGCTGCGGGCTCCGGTCGAGCGGCGGACGTGGCGGGAGTTCGGGTACCTGATGCTCGGGCTGCCGTTGAGCGTGCTGTACTTCTCGCTCGCGATCACCGGCGTCAGCCTCGGCGCCGGGCTGCTCGTCACCTTCCTCGGGATCCCGGTCCTCGCCGGGGTGCTCGCCATGTGCCGCGGGTTCGGGCGGCTCGAGCGGGCCCGGGTGCGCGGGCTGCTCGGGGTCGAGATCGCCGAGCCCGCGCCCGTCCGCGCCGGGAAGCGGGGTCCGCTCGCCGCCATGGGCGCGATGCTCAAGAGCGGCAGCGCCTGGCGGCACGCGCTGTACTCGGTGATCCACCTCCCGTGGGCGATCTTCGCCTTCACCGTGGCACTGGTGTTCTGGGCGTACGGATGGGCCTTCCTGCTGTACCCGGCGTGGTTCTGGGTCTTCCCGGCCTACACCGACATGCCGGGGCTGCAGCTGTTCCAGAACGGCGACTACACCCTGTACCTGGACACGCCGCTCGACATCGCCCTCGCCTGCCTGGCCGGGCTCGGGCTCACCCTGGCCACGCCCTGGGTGGTGCGGGCCCTGACCACCGTCGACCGCGTCCTCGTCGGCGGGCTGCTCGGGCCGTCGCGCCTCGACCACCGCGTCACGGAGCTGGAGTCGGACCGCGGGGTCGTGGTCGACACCGCCGCCGCCGACCTGCGGCGCATCGAGCGGGACCTGCACGACGGCGCGCAGGCCCGCCTCGTGGCGCTGGCCATGGACCTGGGGCTGGCGAAGGAGAAGCTCGCCGAGGACCCCCGCGCCGCCGCCCGGATGGTGGACGAGGCGCACGGGGAGGTGAAGATCGCGCTGCAGGAGCTGCGCGACCTGGCCCGCGGGATCCACCCGGCCGTGCTGACGGACCGCGGTCTGGACGCGGCGCTGTCCTCCGTGGCCTCCCGGTGCGCGGTGCCGGTGCGGGTGTCCGTGGACCTGCCGGACCGGCCGGCCTCCGCCGTCGAGGGGATCGCGTACTTCACCGTCTCGGAGCTGCTGCAGAACGTCAGCAAGCACTCGGGGGCCCGTACCGCAGGTGTGGACGTGTGGAAGTCCGGGGACCGGCTGCTGATCCAGGTCGCGGACGACGGGCGCGGCGGCGCGGCCACCGACGGCACGGGCACCGGGCTGGCGGGGCTCGCCGAGCGGCTGGGCGCCGTGGACGGGGTGCTGGTCGTGGACTCGCCGGCCGGCAGCGGCACCACCGTCACCGCAGAGCTCCCCTGGCGTACCCGGTAG
- a CDS encoding response regulator transcription factor — MRVVIAEDSVLLREGLTRLLTDRGHDVVAGVGDAEALIKTVAELADENALPDVVVADVRMPPTHTDEGVRAAVRLRREHPGIGVLVLSQYVEEQYATELLAGSSTGVGYLLKDRVADVREFLDAVVRVARGGTALDPEVVAQLLGRSRKQDVLAGLTPREREVLGLMAEGRTNSAVAKQLVVSDGAVEKHVSNIFMKLGLSPSDGDHRRVLAVLTYLRS, encoded by the coding sequence GTGCGGGTGGTCATCGCCGAGGATTCAGTGCTGCTGCGTGAGGGCCTGACCCGGTTGCTGACCGACCGGGGGCATGACGTCGTAGCGGGCGTCGGGGACGCGGAAGCCCTGATCAAGACGGTGGCGGAGCTGGCGGACGAGAACGCGTTGCCGGATGTGGTGGTGGCCGACGTACGGATGCCGCCGACGCACACCGACGAAGGCGTACGGGCCGCCGTACGGCTGCGCCGGGAGCATCCCGGGATAGGCGTGCTCGTGCTGTCGCAGTACGTGGAGGAGCAGTACGCCACCGAACTGCTGGCCGGTTCCAGTACCGGAGTGGGGTACCTGCTCAAGGACCGCGTGGCCGACGTACGGGAGTTCCTGGACGCCGTCGTACGCGTGGCCCGGGGCGGGACCGCCCTGGACCCCGAGGTGGTCGCCCAGCTGCTCGGGCGCAGCCGGAAGCAGGACGTGCTGGCGGGGCTGACCCCGCGCGAGCGCGAGGTGCTGGGCCTGATGGCCGAGGGCCGGACCAATTCGGCGGTGGCCAAGCAGCTCGTGGTCAGCGACGGAGCGGTGGAGAAGCACGTCAGCAACATCTTCATGAAGCTCGGGCTGTCCCCGAGCGACGGGGACCACCGGCGCGTCCTGGCCGTCCTCACCTACCTGCGGTCCTGA
- a CDS encoding 2-oxoacid:acceptor oxidoreductase subunit alpha, producing MTSQVSSPAEQADGAEGAVVGEQRTPPDPSGKEVRRLDRVIIRFAGDSGDGMQLTGDRFTSETASFGNDLSTLPNFPAEIRAPAGTLPGVSSFQLHFADHDILTPGDAPNVLVAMNPAALKANIGDVPRGAEIIINTDEFTKRPMAKVGYETSPLEDGSLGAYNIHPVPLTTLTVEALKDFGLPRKEAERSKNMFALGLLSWMYHRPTEGTESFLRQKFAKKPDIAEANVAAFRAGWNFGETTEDFAVSYEVAPATRAFPTGTYRNISGNLALAYGLIAAGRQADLPLYLGSYPITPASDILHELSKHKNFGVRTFQAEDEIAGIGAALGAAFGGALGVTTTSGPGVALKSETIGLAVSLELPLLVVDIQRGGPSTGLPTKTEQADLLQAMYGRNGEAPVPIVAPKTPADCFDAALDAARIALTYRTPVFLLSDGYLANGSEPWRIPDIADLPDLKTPFATGPNQQLADGTEVFWPYKRDPQTLARPWAVPGTPGLEHRIGGIEKQDGTGNISYDPANHDFMVRTRQAKIDGIEVPDLQVDDPDRARTLVIGWGSTYGPITAAVRRLRNAGIPIAQAHLRHVNPFPRNLGEVLKGYDKVVVPEMNLGQLATLIRAKYLVDAQSYTQVNGMPFKAEQLAKVLEEAIND from the coding sequence GTGACCAGCCAGGTCAGTAGCCCAGCCGAACAGGCCGACGGGGCCGAAGGGGCTGTAGTCGGCGAACAACGGACACCCCCGGACCCGAGCGGCAAGGAAGTACGCCGCCTCGACCGGGTGATCATCCGGTTCGCAGGTGACTCGGGTGACGGCATGCAGCTCACCGGCGACCGGTTCACCTCGGAGACGGCTTCCTTCGGGAACGACCTCTCCACACTGCCGAACTTCCCGGCCGAGATCCGCGCCCCTGCCGGCACCCTGCCGGGCGTCTCCTCGTTCCAGCTGCATTTCGCCGATCACGACATCCTGACGCCGGGCGACGCCCCGAACGTACTGGTGGCGATGAATCCGGCGGCGCTGAAGGCGAACATCGGGGACGTCCCGCGCGGCGCCGAGATCATCATCAATACCGATGAATTCACGAAGCGCCCGATGGCCAAGGTGGGCTACGAGACCTCACCGCTGGAAGACGGCTCGCTGGGCGCCTACAACATCCACCCGGTGCCGCTGACGACGCTCACGGTCGAGGCGCTGAAGGACTTCGGGCTCCCCCGCAAGGAGGCCGAGCGCAGCAAGAACATGTTCGCGCTGGGCCTGCTGTCGTGGATGTACCACCGGCCCACCGAGGGCACGGAGAGCTTCCTGCGGCAGAAGTTCGCGAAGAAGCCCGACATCGCCGAGGCGAACGTGGCCGCCTTCCGGGCGGGCTGGAACTTCGGCGAGACGACGGAGGACTTCGCGGTCTCCTACGAGGTGGCCCCGGCGACCCGCGCCTTCCCGACCGGCACGTACCGCAACATCTCCGGGAACCTGGCCCTCGCCTACGGGCTGATCGCTGCGGGCCGGCAGGCCGACCTGCCGCTCTACCTGGGCTCGTACCCGATCACCCCGGCCTCGGACATCCTGCACGAGCTGAGCAAGCACAAGAACTTCGGCGTGCGCACGTTCCAGGCCGAGGACGAGATCGCCGGCATCGGCGCGGCGCTCGGCGCGGCCTTCGGCGGCGCCCTCGGCGTGACCACCACCTCCGGCCCCGGAGTCGCGCTCAAGTCCGAGACGATCGGGCTCGCGGTCTCGCTCGAGCTGCCGCTGCTGGTCGTGGACATCCAGCGCGGCGGCCCCTCCACGGGCCTGCCGACCAAGACCGAGCAGGCGGACCTGCTCCAGGCCATGTACGGGCGCAACGGCGAGGCCCCGGTGCCGATCGTGGCCCCGAAGACCCCCGCGGACTGCTTCGACGCGGCCCTGGACGCGGCGCGGATCGCGCTGACGTACCGGACGCCGGTGTTCCTGCTCTCCGACGGGTACCTCGCGAACGGCTCCGAGCCCTGGCGGATCCCGGACATCGCGGATCTCCCGGACCTGAAGACGCCCTTCGCGACGGGCCCCAACCAGCAGCTCGCGGACGGCACCGAGGTCTTCTGGCCGTACAAGCGCGACCCGCAGACGCTGGCCCGCCCGTGGGCGGTCCCCGGGACGCCCGGTCTGGAGCACCGGATCGGCGGCATCGAGAAGCAGGACGGCACGGGCAACATCTCGTACGACCCGGCCAACCACGACTTCATGGTCCGCACCCGCCAGGCCAAGATCGACGGCATCGAGGTTCCCGACCTGCAGGTCGACGACCCCGACCGGGCCCGCACCCTCGTCATCGGCTGGGGCTCCACCTACGGCCCGATCACCGCCGCGGTCCGCCGGCTGCGGAACGCCGGGATCCCGATCGCACAAGCACATCTGCGCCACGTCAACCCCTTCCCGAGGAATCTCGGAGAGGTCCTGAAGGGTTACGACAAGGTAGTGGTGCCGGAGATGAACCTCGGGCAGCTCGCCACCCTGATCCGGGCGAAGTACCTGGTCGACGCCCAGTCGTACACCCAGGTCAACGGAATGCCGTTCAAGGCTGAGCAGCTCGCGAAGGTTCTCGAGGAGGCCATCAATGACTGA
- a CDS encoding 2-oxoacid:ferredoxin oxidoreductase subunit beta, which yields MTEVTDAPHLLSLVPKAEARQSMKDFKSDQEVRWCPGCGDYAVLAAVQGFMPELGLAKENIVFVSGIGCSSRFPYYMNTYGMHSIHGRAPAIATGLATSRRDLSVWVVTGDGDALSIGGNHLIHALRRNVNLKILLFNNRIYGLTKGQYSPTSEVGKITKSTPMGSLDAPFNPVSLALGAEASFVARTVDSDRKHLTEVLRAAADHQGTALVEIYQNCNIFNDGAFEVLKDNTQAQEAVIRLEHGQPIRFGVDGHKGVVRNQATGELEVVAVTPENESRILVHDAHTTGPTAAFALSRLADPDTLHQTPIGVFRSVERPVYDTLMAEQLDTAIDNKGKGDLSTLLAGNDTWTVVG from the coding sequence ATGACTGAGGTGACCGACGCCCCCCACCTGCTCTCGCTCGTCCCCAAGGCCGAGGCCAGGCAGTCCATGAAGGACTTCAAGTCGGACCAGGAGGTCCGCTGGTGCCCCGGCTGCGGCGACTACGCGGTGCTCGCGGCCGTCCAGGGCTTCATGCCCGAGCTCGGACTGGCGAAGGAGAACATCGTCTTCGTCTCCGGCATCGGCTGCTCCTCCCGCTTCCCGTACTACATGAACACGTACGGAATGCACTCCATCCACGGCCGCGCCCCGGCGATCGCCACCGGCCTGGCCACCTCGCGCCGCGACCTGTCGGTGTGGGTGGTCACCGGTGACGGCGACGCGCTCTCCATCGGCGGAAACCACCTGATCCACGCGCTGCGCCGCAACGTCAACCTCAAGATCCTGCTCTTCAACAACCGGATCTACGGGCTGACCAAGGGCCAGTACTCGCCGACCTCCGAGGTCGGCAAGATCACCAAGTCCACGCCGATGGGCTCGCTGGACGCCCCCTTCAACCCGGTGTCCCTGGCGCTCGGCGCCGAGGCCTCCTTCGTGGCCCGGACCGTCGACTCCGACCGCAAGCACCTCACCGAGGTGCTCCGGGCGGCCGCGGACCACCAGGGCACGGCGCTGGTGGAGATCTACCAGAACTGCAACATCTTCAACGACGGCGCCTTCGAGGTCCTGAAGGACAACACGCAGGCGCAGGAGGCGGTGATCCGGCTGGAGCACGGGCAGCCGATCCGCTTCGGCGTCGACGGGCACAAGGGCGTCGTACGCAACCAGGCCACCGGGGAGCTGGAGGTCGTCGCGGTGACCCCGGAGAACGAGTCCCGGATCCTGGTCCACGACGCGCACACCACCGGCCCGACCGCCGCGTTCGCGCTGTCCCGGCTGGCCGACCCCGACACCCTGCACCAGACGCCCATCGGGGTGTTCCGCAGCGTGGAGCGGCCGGTCTACGACACGCTGATGGCCGAGCAGCTCGACACGGCCATCGACAACAAGGGCAAGGGCGACCTCAGCACCCTGCTCGCCGGCAACGACACGTGGACGGTCGTCGGCTGA
- a CDS encoding winged helix-turn-helix transcriptional regulator, whose product MKVSVKAPMCPSRGVLEHVTSRWGVLVLAALVERSYRFSELRREVGGVSEKMLAQTLQTLERDGFLLRDAQPVIPPRVDYSLTELGREAAEQVWALARWTERRTADVQAARAVYDEARSS is encoded by the coding sequence ATGAAGGTAAGTGTGAAGGCCCCGATGTGCCCCTCCCGCGGAGTGCTGGAGCACGTCACCAGCCGCTGGGGCGTGCTGGTTCTGGCCGCCCTCGTCGAGCGCTCGTACCGGTTCAGCGAACTGCGCCGGGAGGTGGGCGGCGTCAGCGAGAAGATGCTGGCCCAGACCTTGCAGACGCTGGAGCGCGACGGGTTCCTGCTGCGCGACGCCCAGCCCGTGATCCCGCCGCGGGTGGACTACTCGCTCACCGAGCTGGGGCGCGAGGCCGCCGAGCAGGTGTGGGCCCTCGCCCGCTGGACCGAGCGGCGCACCGCCGACGTCCAGGCGGCCCGCGCCGTGTACGACGAAGCCCGGAGCTCCTGA
- a CDS encoding SDR family oxidoreductase — MSIVVTGATGALGRLVVEELLNRVPAERVAVVVRSKEKAAELAERGVEVRVADYDAPETLAAAFRSGDRVLLISGNEVGRRVPQHTAVIEAAQAAGVAQLAYTGILGGPEADFDLAAEHKVTEQAILDSGLPYTFLRNGWYHENYTHHLPTVLEHGAVVGSAGAGRIASAARADYAAAAAAVLTGEGHLNQVYELSGDTAWSLAEYAAEIAAQSGKEVAYTEVPADAHLSILTGAGVPEGFAAILVDVDAAISRGRLAHTGGDLSRLIGRPTTPVAHAITSALA, encoded by the coding sequence ATGAGCATCGTCGTCACCGGAGCCACCGGAGCCCTCGGCCGCCTCGTCGTCGAGGAGCTGCTGAACCGGGTCCCCGCCGAGCGCGTCGCCGTCGTCGTCCGCAGCAAGGAGAAGGCCGCCGAACTGGCCGAGCGCGGCGTCGAGGTGCGCGTCGCGGACTACGACGCCCCCGAGACCCTGGCCGCCGCCTTCCGCTCCGGCGACCGCGTCCTGCTGATCTCCGGCAACGAGGTCGGCCGCCGGGTGCCGCAGCACACCGCGGTGATCGAGGCCGCGCAGGCCGCCGGCGTGGCCCAGCTCGCGTACACCGGGATCCTCGGCGGCCCCGAGGCCGACTTCGACCTGGCCGCCGAGCACAAGGTCACCGAGCAGGCGATCCTCGACTCCGGCCTCCCGTACACCTTCCTGCGCAACGGCTGGTACCACGAGAACTACACGCACCACCTCCCCACCGTCCTGGAGCACGGCGCGGTCGTGGGCAGCGCGGGCGCAGGCCGGATCGCCTCCGCCGCGCGGGCGGACTACGCGGCCGCGGCGGCCGCCGTACTGACCGGCGAGGGCCACCTGAACCAGGTGTACGAGCTCTCCGGCGACACGGCGTGGAGCCTGGCGGAGTACGCGGCCGAGATCGCGGCGCAGTCCGGCAAGGAGGTCGCGTACACCGAGGTCCCGGCCGACGCGCACCTGTCGATCCTGACCGGCGCCGGGGTCCCCGAGGGCTTCGCGGCGATCCTCGTCGACGTGGACGCGGCGATCTCCCGCGGCCGGCTGGCGCACACCGGCGGAGACCTGTCCCGGCTCATCGGCCGTCCGACGACCCCGGTGGCCCACGCGATCACCTCCGCCCTGGCCTGA
- the rarD gene encoding EamA family transporter RarD — MKAENEQRTGLLYGFGAYGMWGLVPLFWPLLKPSGAIEILAHRMVWSLGVVGILLLAMRRWAWIRELLRQPRKLALTALAASVISVNWGLYIWAVNNGAVVEASLGYFINPLVTIAIGVLVLGERLRRAQWAAVAIGVCAVVVLAVGYGRPPWISLVLAFSFAAYGLIKKKLNMGGVESLAAETALLFLPALGYLLWLGAQGRSSFATEGLGHGALLAATGLVTAIPLVCFGAAAIRVPLSTLGLLQYLAPVFQFGLGVVYFHEAMPPERWAGFSLVWAALALLTWDALRTAGKNRARLEAARAARPATAPEPEPEPA; from the coding sequence GTGAAGGCGGAAAACGAGCAGCGCACGGGTTTGCTCTACGGATTCGGCGCATACGGAATGTGGGGGCTGGTCCCCCTCTTCTGGCCGCTGCTCAAGCCCTCCGGGGCCATCGAGATCCTCGCCCACCGCATGGTGTGGTCGCTGGGCGTGGTCGGGATCCTGCTGCTGGCCATGCGCCGCTGGGCCTGGATACGGGAGCTGCTCCGCCAGCCCCGCAAGCTCGCCCTGACCGCGCTCGCCGCCTCGGTGATCTCCGTGAACTGGGGCCTGTACATCTGGGCCGTGAACAACGGCGCGGTCGTCGAGGCCAGCCTGGGCTACTTCATCAACCCGCTCGTCACCATCGCGATCGGCGTGCTGGTCCTCGGTGAGCGGCTGCGCCGGGCGCAGTGGGCGGCGGTCGCCATCGGCGTCTGCGCGGTGGTGGTGCTCGCCGTCGGGTACGGGCGGCCGCCGTGGATCTCGCTGGTGCTGGCCTTCTCGTTCGCGGCCTACGGGCTGATCAAGAAGAAGCTCAACATGGGCGGGGTCGAGTCGCTCGCCGCCGAGACCGCGCTGCTGTTCCTGCCCGCCCTCGGCTACCTGCTGTGGCTCGGCGCGCAGGGCAGGTCGAGCTTCGCCACAGAGGGCCTCGGGCACGGGGCGCTGCTCGCCGCGACCGGGCTGGTCACCGCGATCCCGCTGGTCTGCTTCGGGGCGGCCGCGATCCGGGTCCCGCTGTCCACGCTCGGGCTGCTCCAGTACCTGGCCCCGGTGTTCCAGTTCGGGCTCGGCGTCGTGTACTTCCACGAGGCGATGCCGCCCGAGCGCTGGGCCGGGTTCTCCCTGGTCTGGGCCGCGCTGGCGCTGCTGACCTGGGATGCGCTGCGTACGGCGGGCAAGAACCGGGCCCGGCTCGAAGCGGCCCGGGCCGCCCGGCCGGCGACGGCCCCGGAGCCCGAGCCCGAGCCCGCGTAA
- a CDS encoding M28 family metallopeptidase: MSLSVSRRLAAVTAIAVAGLFASTAPAALAAPTAAAAAPTPPDIPVANVKAHLAQLQSIATANGGNRAHGRAGYKASIDYVKAKLDAAGFTTTLQTFTSSGATGYNLIADWPGGDPNSVLMTGSHLDSVTAGPGINDNGSGSAAILETALAVSRAQLQPTKHLRFGWWGAEELGMIGSKYYVNNLPAAEKSKISGYLNFDMIGSPNPGYFVYDDDPTIEQTFKNYYAGIGIPTEIETEGDGRSDHAPFKSAGIPVGGLFSGADYTKTAAQAQKWGGTSGQAFDRCYHSSCDTSANIDDTALDRNSDAIAYAIWNLGAATQVPPGQSFENTADVNIPDSPGAAVTSPITVSGVTGNAPATTKVDVNIVHTYRGDLVVDLIAPDGTVYNLHNRSGGSADNLVQTYTVNASSEAANGVWKLQAKDGAAQDVGYINSWKITF, encoded by the coding sequence ATGAGCCTGTCCGTCTCCCGGCGTCTCGCCGCCGTGACCGCGATCGCGGTCGCCGGCCTGTTCGCCTCCACCGCCCCCGCCGCACTCGCCGCCCCCACGGCGGCGGCCGCGGCGCCGACACCGCCCGACATCCCGGTGGCCAACGTCAAGGCACACCTGGCGCAGCTCCAGTCCATAGCCACCGCCAACGGCGGCAACCGCGCCCACGGCAGGGCCGGCTACAAGGCCTCGATCGACTACGTGAAGGCCAAGCTCGACGCGGCCGGCTTCACGACCACCCTGCAGACCTTCACCAGCAGCGGCGCGACCGGCTACAACCTGATCGCCGACTGGCCGGGCGGCGACCCGAACTCGGTGCTGATGACCGGCTCGCACCTGGACTCGGTGACCGCCGGTCCCGGCATCAACGACAACGGATCCGGCTCGGCCGCGATCCTGGAGACGGCGCTGGCCGTCTCGCGCGCACAGCTCCAGCCCACCAAGCACCTGCGGTTCGGCTGGTGGGGCGCGGAGGAGCTCGGCATGATCGGCTCGAAGTACTACGTGAACAACCTGCCGGCCGCCGAGAAGTCGAAGATCTCCGGGTACCTGAACTTCGACATGATCGGCTCGCCGAACCCGGGCTACTTCGTCTACGACGACGACCCGACCATCGAGCAGACCTTCAAGAACTACTACGCGGGGATCGGCATCCCGACGGAGATCGAGACCGAGGGCGACGGCCGTTCCGACCACGCCCCGTTCAAGAGCGCGGGCATCCCGGTCGGCGGCCTGTTCTCCGGCGCCGACTACACGAAGACGGCGGCTCAGGCGCAGAAGTGGGGCGGCACCTCCGGGCAGGCCTTCGACCGCTGCTACCACTCCTCGTGCGACACCTCGGCGAACATCGACGACACCGCCCTGGACCGCAACTCCGACGCGATCGCCTACGCGATCTGGAACCTCGGTGCGGCCACCCAGGTCCCGCCGGGCCAGTCCTTCGAGAACACGGCGGACGTGAACATCCCGGACTCCCCCGGCGCCGCGGTGACCTCGCCGATCACGGTCTCCGGCGTCACGGGCAACGCCCCGGCCACCACCAAGGTCGACGTGAACATCGTCCACACCTACCGCGGTGACCTCGTGGTCGACCTGATCGCCCCCGACGGCACCGTCTACAACCTCCACAACCGCAGCGGCGGCAGCGCCGACAACCTCGTCCAGACGTACACCGTCAACGCCTCGAGCGAGGCGGCCAACGGCGTCTGGAAGCTCCAGGCCAAGGACGGGGCGGCGCAGGACGTCGGCTACATCAACAGCTGGAAGATCACCTTCTAG